DNA from Brachionichthys hirsutus isolate HB-005 chromosome 3, CSIRO-AGI_Bhir_v1, whole genome shotgun sequence:
TGTCCTGATGACCACTGTCACAGAGAGCTACCCATTACCGATGCGGCCTGATGAACGATGTTACCCAGACGCGCCGCTGACACCTCTGTGTCCTTGGCCGCAGAGACGCTACCTCGCGAGCCAGCTCAGGCCAGTAAAGAATGAGGACAGGGTGGACCTGGGGGAGCCGGACGGAGGACCTGTCTTTCATCCTGCCGaccgctccctccctccactgtcttctctctcctctttatcCAGCCAATGGAAATATGGGCCTGGTCAGCAGGCAGCAGCGATGATGTTGTCATTAATCCTGAGGTGGTGAATAGCACCCTTACCTTCCACCTGAATATAAATCTACATCTGAACAGATGAAGTGAGCGgccaggatggggggggggggggggggctaggggAGCGAGGGCCTGGCATCAGCACCAGGCAAACCTGGGATATCTTCACATCTTAATCAGTTGAAGATTTACTCCAGCCAAACCCGgagaaaaaaaggtttgtcGGTTATCAATCGTGTTTCTCTTCATTTCAACCTATAAATCCAAAATTGTGTTTAGCAATAGTCTCTGAATCGGTTCATAATGAGTgggtaaaaataataatttaagatCAGCCAAATTCTGTGGCGTTCTTCACGGGCGATTGCAACAGAGGAATCCAACAGAGAACAATTTTCTCACAgcagtgtaaaaataattcaaacaatCTGCTGGGCAAAATAAGAATCTCATTTCGTCAGCGAGGCCTTCTCTCCTCGCGTGTCCCCCGTCCCTCCCGTCTCTTTCTGACTCTGGGAACGTCTTTACTGGCCGGTGAAGCCGCTGATGAATTCTTAAGCAGATCACACTGATAATTGTATTTCATAACTGTCAGTTGTGCGACGGCTGCCAGTGTGCCCAGGAGCTATTTGTGTCTTGGCGTGTCCTCCACACACCTTCTCCCCCCGGCTCTGTCCAAGCCCCCAATCACCGGGGATGTGCTCACTGTCTCCTGCCCCGAATTACTCAATCAGGAGGACACATTTACGGATGACACCTTTATTACAATTAATCAGGGGGACTTGATTAAGACAGTTATTCCTCCCCTTCATTGAGACTTGCACAAGTGGTTCTGCTgcatattgtaatttatgtccCACTGAGCTCTCGCGCCGCTGACGGACAGAAAGGCCGACAGATTGCCAGCCATACTGAGACGCATGTGGAcgtgtgagggagggagagcgccTGCAGCCCGCCTGTGCACATCTACAAAGGCAGATACACATGcacagccacaaacacacacacagtcctatCATTCTGTCATGCACAACTCAGGTTTCGTAAAGAGTTTAATAAATGACTTTAATTGGCTGAAGGGATGTGCTCGCTCAAGGAGGCTTGGACATTCcatttccctttctttcttcttgtctctctttctttcactcacacacacacacacacacacgcgcgcacacactccTGAATGAAGCCATCTCTTTACCTTTACTCACAGTTCCTGGGTCTGCTGTGGCTAATTAGTTGAGTGGGGTTTTAGGTTTGGTAATTAGGCGGAGGGAGGAGTGACGGCGGCTTGGGGAGTTGGGGAGTTGAGGTGGTCTGACTGACTTGCAGGGAAAGAAACTGGACTGTCTGGATCCTGGCAGCACCAAGCAGCCAGCCAGCGTCTCTTAGGTGCCTGGAGGTAGAGGAGCATCCCACACTACAGCggtgatgtctttgttttgtgccACATGTTCCACGAAGGAAGCCTGtggaaaagaaggggggggggggggcttttaagaATTTCAAAGTGAATAtaagatgtgtgtttgtgtttaaaccTACAAGATAACCTGATTCAATAGTCACTATCTTACTGGCTGTTTATGCATCCTAACCAGCATCACAATGTCAGCTATACCAGTTCAGTCTGGAACTGTTAGCCAGCATTAGCAACCAAAAGCACGGTCACGCCGAGTGTGTTGGAATTAACAGAAGGTACAAGACCATTTGTCATTTACATAGAAATATGTTAATTCGTTTTTCAGAAGTTATGGCCTCTCTTTCAGGGACAGTGTTATTAATCAGCATCAGAGCAAAAACAATATTGCAGCATTTgataagatatatatataatttactcAGGGCAATAAAAATATAAGTGGAAACCAGCACATTCATCCTATTCTCTTCAATCCATTTGATAAGCCATGCGTGTATTTAAATCATTCTAGTTTACATCCACCGACACGGTGATCTAAATGTGATGGTGTATTATCAGCCCCCTCCCTCGTCCCCAAAGCTGGGATGAAGTCATTGCCTCGTCTATTCTTTGCATCTCGAGTCGAATCGAGTCCTAGCATCTGACTTTCTGGGCCGAAGATTGAAGCTGATGctttttgagtttttttttttttaactgcaggGGTACTGCATTTATGTACtatgtgtttcattttaaacacagtGTACTTAAATTCCCTATGCTTCATCACTGCAAAGTGTGGTGTATGATATTTCACCTAGTGTACCTGAATGCATCAGAAACTCCTgtcccagaaacacacacatacacacacacacacacacacacacatacacacacagcagaggacaaacagataaatgacccccaaacacaaacactctaCAGAGGAGATTTGACTCACCTCAGACTTCAACCCTAAAGGTCCAGTTCTCAGTCAGAAGAGAAGTTTCACCAACACATAAACGTCTTCTGAAGATCTTCTGTCGTGTTTCTGCCCTACAGTTCAATACGTCACCAGTTAGCAGCCTCCGCCTGCAACACAATCCAATTAAATGAAGAGTGTTGTCTCTCCAGGTTCCTGTGTTCTCTAATTGGGGCTGTGACTGCTCACTAATCAGCGGCGGTACAGGTAGGCCCTCGAGGATGCCGAGACGAGGCCTCTCCTGATAATTGAAGACATGCTAATGCTGGCAAGCGCCTTGATGTGCAACTTGGACGCACGCGGCATCGAGGCGATCGAAATTTatccccaaaaaaacccaagtCCATTGTCACGTCTCATGCAGGAGCTTGGACACCTGACCAAGCCATGGTTCTACGGACGGGACTGGACTAATTCGGTTCTGTGGGTCAGAGAAACTCAGTTATGTTTTTAACTTCTAATAATTAAGTGAATTCAGACTGAACCACATGATTTTAGATCTCTTGTCCGATAGTTCTTCCTGGCATTAGAGGTCAAACGTAACGGCTGTAACGTGTGCAACCAATGACAGCAATTCTGATTGTTATAAATGACAAGTGGAGGGTAACTTCAAACATGACTGATCTTTACAcgacatgcaaacacacagtgTGACTTTCTAACATGTAGTGTTACAGAATGCAAACAGGCGGCGATCTGAATGGAAATTtagtgagaaataaataaattgtgacgAACACAGTGAGCAGATGAGGCTATCAAAATACACCGTTTTCCTGTTGTTGCATTCAGGTATATTAATTCACAAGGATTCATGATTTCCCATTTCGACTCATCACAACCGCTTCTATTTGGATAACTACCACTTACGAAACCACCGAGTGCACGTGAAAGACCTTCGAGGTCGTAAACTGTTAATCACCGTAACTTAATCTGAAAGCAAAACGCTGCCTTTGCCAAAAACTAATCAGTTTAGTTCTGCCTTCCTTCACTATAAATCCTAAACGGCCTCGccgttgtgtgtttctgattcCCTGAACCGTCTGTTAAAGGTAGCGACTTCTCGTGCCGGGGTCACACCTGTAAAGTATTTCACGCTGGGTTATACTTCGAGAGGCCACCTGGATGAGGAAATAACATTCTCCCAGTGCATGACCACTACAAGCCCCTCCCAGCCCGGCCAGGTAGGAACAGGCGTTTGTGTTCGGCTGATCTTTTAACATCCAAATGGATTTTTAAATCAGACGGAAACACTGGAATGAGGAGAAACTTCAGACGCTCTTCTCTAATCTCACCTAGAAGATTTGGAAATAAAGGCTACGGATATTAAGAATATCTTGTCGAAGGAGCGCTGCCCCGCCTCGAGTGCGATCTCATGGGGAGGCAGATCTCAACATGGGGCGGACGTGACGCAATACTTTTCGTCTTGTTTCAGTGAGAAGACGGCAGGATAAGTTTGGATGAGAAACTGGTCGCGCCAGTCGATGCATGTCGACTATTGTTCAGTGACGAGTGGGATTTAAGTCCAGCAACGTTATCACGTCAGCTAATATCAGCCTCGAGGGTCGGATGTTTCTCCCTGTTGCTTACCAACGCCACCGACGCCTCGATTACACCGACCGTCGCTCTTCTCAGAAGCCGGACCTTCTTAGGACCTCGTCTCTCTTcccttcctttatttttttaaagacaaacgGTCATTTGATTAAAACTTTCTATTTTCTGATTTGCTTCTTTGTCCATCGTTTCCaagctaaaataaatgcagaacaGGACAAGGATAAACTATCAAAAGGGGCATTGCACAACGCATCGATCACAAGTGATTCTCTCACATGCTTTGTAGTAAGTCTTATTTATTATGTCCAGCTTCTAGACGGTGAATGAAAAAATGgatacaaatacaaacacatctGAAGCAGCACTCAGACACCCGCAAGATAATATTACCCGCCcctccaaaaaaatatatatcatagAATGTTTATGACAGATGAATGCATGTGAGctaaaagcaaaagaaaacatcATGGCAGCAGGTCTGAAATAATTTCCGAGGTGCTTCCAAAGGGCGGTCGAGCAAGAACAAGAAACAGCGAGAGAGATAGTCCTGAGTGAATTTAGAGAGGCCGTAAAACCAATAATTAACTTAATTAGAAGATTTACAGAATTTATGTCACAAAAGTCTcagtttaataataatagtttctaaacaaataaatcacaaaatTAAGTTGCTTATTGCTTTATTCATGAAACTATTGTGTGGCTTTAGCTTTAAAGCGTAACCAATAATTATAGAAAAATAATGCTGATCTGTATTTAACATTATTAAAGCttattaaagtaaaataattttcttaTTTATCTTAGCAATCATTTCAGTTGAAGTACggtatacttttttttttttttttaattgatgcaTTAGCAAGATCACAGCTTACTAGCGCTAACAGAGGGCAGAGCCACATCCACCACCACCTTGCCCAGGTTTTTTCCAGAATACATGTAGTCCACGGCTCGGAAAACCGACTCCAGGCCCACGAATCTTCCCTCCTCTGATAAATCACCACCATCAACCTCACACACGAGCTTCCCCTCTGCAAACATTCGCATCATGCTACTCAGAGCCTCCTTGTAGTCACCGGCGAAGTGGGGCAGGAAGAAGCCCCGAATGCTGGCCGACCTCTGGAGCAGCTTCATCGGGAGTGTTGCCCCTTTGAAGGTTGGGATTCCTGACGCCGTCTGGTACCCCGAGATGAAGCCGATCACGATCAGTCGACCCTTTTGGGCCAAATTGTTCACCGCCGCTTCGAAGACGCTTCCCCCGACTGACTCGTAGACCACATCCACGCCTTGTGGGTATTCTTTCCTCAGCGTCTTGCTGAGATCTTCCACGGTGTAATTGATCGCCCTGTCGCAGCCGATCGATTTAAGGAAGCCGGCTTTCTCGTTTGATGAACAGGTCCCAATCACATGACAACCGGCCCGTTTGGCAAACTGCACGGCAAACTGCCCGGTCCCCCCCGCAGCTGCCGTGACCAGGACGGTCTCACCTTCGGCCAGGTCGCCCAGGCGTTTCAAGGCGATGTAGGCCGTGGAGCCGCTGACCAGCAGGGTGAGGAACTCCGGCTTCACCGCCGGGACGGGAACGCTTTCCTTGGTTTTCACCACTGTGTACTCTGCAAACGCACCTCTGCTGAAGTAGGCCACCGCATCCCCGACGGTGTAACGGGAGCTGGCGCTTAGGCCGAGCCCAACCACCTCGCCGATCCCCTCAAAACCGACATCAAAGGGGGGCTTCACCGAAGGGTCGTAGCGGCCTGCAGAGTAATTGATATCAGAGGCGTTGATCCCCACAAaactgaaagaaagagaaagagagatggcaGATTCCACGTGAGCAATCGGACGGCATAATATTCACGTAGAGAAGTGTGCGTTCCTGAATTCCTGTTCGGAGGTCAAGACTTTGCTCCACGTCTGCACAGGGGACACGCATTACAGCTCATTTGGGGGCTGATTCCTTTCCTGCGGAAGAGAGCGTTCCTTCTCTGACAGGGAAAAGACTGCATCACAAAACACATCGTCTTGGGAGACACCCCACAACAAGCTGCACCTCTCAAATATTAGATCGTCGCTCCTCGCCTCAACACCGAGATGGCAGTTTTCATCTCACCGGTACTTTGCCAACACGCTGGAAGCAAATATGTGACAAAGgaatgcataaataaatcatttaccAGCGTCAACAGCAGCATGCATGCTGCACCTCATCACTGGGCACGGCACGCATGCACTTTGAGCGGTTAGATAATACTTCTGAGGTTTATAGGTGGGTCACAATGACATGACGAAAAAATACTTTCTCTCATTGCCTCTATGGAATCGGTTTCATGCATAACAGAGAAATAATGAGACGTTTGcctaaaacaaattaaataagTGGCATAAATAAAgtcgtaaaaaaataaatggatttatAATCTGTGAAATGttcactaccccccccccccagaatataATCCCACAATACGTGATAACagatatttaattaaatgttccCATTTAAAGGCCTTTTTTGATTTATATAAAAAgtaaacatttctttttctgaaaTTATCTCCATCTGTTCTTCTCAAGCATTAAAAGAGAATCCGGACTGGCTCCACCGGACGGTCCAGGTAAAAAAAGGGAAAACGAACAGCACAATTCGATGCCATCTGTCGGCGTGCAGGTCATGCCTCTGTGCATTAATGTGTCTACGTGGAGGCggatttaatgctttttcttttaagaCTAAATTGAATTAAGTCACCAGTCCACTTCGACAACAAggaaatgtttaatttcttcCTTACGGATAATTCCAATATTGATCGTTTGTCACACTTGGGATGCCTCTTTCTATTTTCCtctgaatatttcattcataAGTTTTTCTTAA
Protein-coding regions in this window:
- the LOC137915579 gene encoding prostaglandin reductase 3-like produces the protein MAFVGINASDINYSAGRYDPSVKPPFDVGFEGIGEVVGLGLSASSRYTVGDAVAYFSRGAFAEYTVVKTKESVPVPAVKPEFLTLLVSGSTAYIALKRLGDLAEGETVLVTAAAGGTGQFAVQFAKRAGCHVIGTCSSNEKAGFLKSIGCDRAINYTVEDLSKTLRKEYPQGVDVVYESVGGSVFEAAVNNLAQKGRLIVIGFISGYQTASGIPTFKGATLPMKLLQRSASIRGFFLPHFAGDYKEALSSMMRMFAEGKLVCEVDGGDLSEEGRFVGLESVFRAVDYMYSGKNLGKVVVDVALPSVSASKL